The Calliphora vicina chromosome 3, idCalVici1.1, whole genome shotgun sequence genome contains a region encoding:
- the LOC135955402 gene encoding glutamic acid-rich protein-like encodes MDKLQNIKSINLEQMVKVISLSKRVKNPLDIKKTFNISLINIHFILQNQNEILERWRQIADLNGIAIESSENINLDPIKLQKSCSSIKEGNSEHKNNDASRTMEHQETHILNESNEDVIFIETPIKCIDITNDDTAAYNNIVKIKKEPSSPVSVRKEKRYATSLMDFPPLKTIKLELERENTKSHNIKQESWEYIENGTNIRPVQIKNEIDDEIDEFEEFLNILDEQTINPELEFMEDDETEYIDIYKIVDTEDEDDEGLDNKENANDLHKTEIEISSIKNELNNYSCPQIKLEQNDKLIDTLLEQTSKVENSTTTNTPAVGEDDDSEMIELVYEIEESNDLHKTEIERSLIKKELNNYSCQINYSQQIKLEQNVDKLLDTLSKQTSKVENSTTTNIPAVGEDEELEVVYEIEESDDLHKTEIERSLIKKELSNYSCPQIKIEQNDKLLDTMSEKTSKVENSTTTNTPAVGEDDDSEMIELVYEIEESDEDIQNELMEIINKHKNTKPEICAYENHYGNKQEIEQEPLDEDAAKEGEEEEEEVITVLEIVSDDETVDYDKQDEESDLLKPIEVIKNSKSHRKQIHEDIHGTYSTVFYPSKSKSNVNDNIPSTSRSFRKETVPTSTPANKKAPLCFNLSEDLITFTIKSNKCVNHVLEYFQRQKDVDDVKRLHKLQLCFCDKN; translated from the exons ATGGATAAG TTACAGAACATTAAATCTATTAATCTTGAGCAAATGGTTAAAGTCATATCGCTCTCGAAACGGGTAAAGAATCCTTTGGATATAAAGAAGACATTTAATATAAGCCTAATAAACATCCATTTTATACtacaaaatcaaaatgaaattttagaaCGCTGGAGACAAATAGCAGATTTAAATGGAATAGCTATAGAGTCCTCTGAAAATATAAATCTAGACCCAATCAAACTACAAAAATCTTGTTCCTCCATAAAAGAAGGAAATTCcgaacataaaaataacgatgCAAGCAGAACTATGGAACATCAAGAAACACATATATTAAATGAAAGTAATGAAGATGTGATTTTTATTGAAACGCCTATCAAGTGTATAGACATTACAAATGATGATACTGCTGCttataataatattgttaaaattaaaaaagagccTTCTTCACCTGTCTCGGTCCGTAAAGAAAAAAGATATGCGACTTCATTAATGG ATTTTCCACCCCTGAAGACCATAAAGCTGGAGTTGGAAcgagaaaatacaaaaagtcaCAATATTAAACAGGAATCCTGGGAGTATATTGAAAATGGAACTAACATTCGACCAGTACAaatcaaaaatgaaattgatGATGAAATTGATGAGTTTGAAGAATTTCTGAATATTTTAGATGAGCAAACAATAAATCCAGAATTGGAATTTATGGAGGATGATGAAACAGAGTACATTGATATCTATAAAATTGTGGACACTGAAGACGAAGATGATGAAGGTCTTGATAATAAAGAAAATGCAAATGATTTGCATAAAACTGAAATTGAAATAAGTTCAATTAAAAACGAATTAAATAATTACAGTTGTCCACAAATTAAACTCGAACAAAATGATAAACTAATAGATACACTGTTGGAACAAACCTCTAAGGTAGAAAATAGCACCACAACTAATACACCAGCTGTTGGGGAAGATGATGACAGTGAAATGATAGAACTTGTTTATGAAATAGAAGAATCCAATGATTTGCATAAAACAGAAATTGAAAGAAGTTTgattaaaaaagagttaaataaTTACAGTTGTCAAATTAATTACAGTCAACAAATTAAACTTGAacaaaatgttgataaattaTTAGATACACTGTCGAAACAAACCTCTAAGGTAGAAAATAGCACCACAACTAATATTCCAGCTGTTGGGGAAGATGAAGAGCTAGAAGTTGTTTATGAAATAGAAGAATCCGATGATTTGCATAAAACTGAAATTGAAAGAAGTTTgattaaaaaagagttaagtaaTTACAGTTGTCCACAAATTAAAATCGAACAAAATGATAAACTATTAGATACGATGTCGGAAAAAACCTCTAAGGTAGAAAATAGCACCACAACTAATACACCAGCTGTTGGGGAAGATGATGACAGTGAAATGATAGAACTTGTTTATGAAATAGAAGAATCCGATGAAGATATACAAAATGAATTAatggaaataattaataaacataaaaatactaAACCTGAAATTTGTGCATATGAAAATCATTACGGAAATAAACAAGAAATTGAACAAGAACCTCTAGATGAGGATGCTGCAAAGGAGGGGGAGGAAGAGGAGGAGGAAGTTATAACAgtattagaaattgtatccgATGATGAAACAGTTGACTATGACAAACAAGATGAGGAAAGTGATTTACTAAAACCAATAGAAGTTATCAAAAACTCTAAAAGTCACAGGAAACAAATACATGAAGATATTCATGGTACATACAGCACAGTTTTTTATCCATCTAAAAGTAAATCTAATGTTAATGACAATATACCTTCAACATCGCGATCATTTCGAAAAGAGACTGTGCCAACATCAACACCTGcaaataaaaaagctcccttaTGTTTCAACCTATCCGAagatttaataacttttactaTTAAGAGTAATAAATGCGTTAATCATGTTTTAGAGTATTTTCAAAGACAAAAAGATGTAGATGATGTTAAAAGATTACATAAATTACAATTGTgcttttgtgataaaaattaa